CTGAAGCTCTATTACGTTGGCATCATCCAGAAATCGGTTTGGTTCCCCCAGCAAAATTTATTCCGATCGCGGAAGAAACGGGTCTGATTATATCCATTGGAGAATGGGTATTACAGCAGGCTTGTCAGCAAGCTAAAGTCTGGCAAAATGATGGATTCACCTCTTTCCGTATAGCAGTAAACTTATCAGGTCGTCAATTTAATAAACCGGAGTTTTACCAGAATTTAGTCAAGATTTTGCAGTCAACTGAGTTAACCTATCGAACTCTAGAACTAGAACTAACTGAAAGTATACTAGTAAAAAACACTGAGACGGCTATTCGTCAGTTAAATGAGTTGAAAAACCTAGGCTTAGAAATTGCAATTGATGATTTTGGAACCGGATATTCTTCATTAAGTTATTTACAACAATTTCCCTTTGATGTTCTCAAAATTGATCAGTGCTTTGTCCGTAATATTGTGCAGAAACCTAACCAGGCTGCTATTACTAAGGCGATTATACAAATGGCAAAAAGTTTGAATCTACAACTGATTGCTGAAGGAGTAGAAACTCAAGAAGAATTGGCTTTTATTTATTCTCATAAATGTGATCGAGTTCAGGGTCATTTGATTAGTAGGGCTTTACCAGCGCCGGAATTTAAACGTTTACTCAATAACGGTATTGGCTTCCCACTACCTCAAGTCAATTAGATTAGTTTCACAAAGCGCAAAAAAATGGTAAGAACAAAAATTCTGTTAATTGAAGATGAACCTTCAGTACGAGAAAATATACTGGAGTTACTGGAGGCTGAGGACTTTGAGGCGATTGCTGGTAGTAATGGTAGGATTGGTATCGAGTTAGCCCAGCATGAATCACCGGATTTGATTATTTGCGATGTGATGATGCCAGAAGTTGATGGTTATGAGGTATTGCAGACCTTGCGCAAACATCCTGATACGGCAACCATTCCTTTTATGTTTCTCACAGCTAGAGCTGAAAAAACTGATCAGCGCCAAGGAATGGAATTAGGAGCAGATGATTATCTGACCAAGCCATTTACTAGAGTAGAACTACTAGGAGCAATTACTACTCGATTGGAAAAGCAAGCTGCCCTTGAGTTGCAAAAAGATAAAAAACTGGATGAGTTGCGTAGCAATATTACACTGTATTTGCCCTATGAAATGGATAAACCCCTAAATCTGATTATGGATATTTCCAAACTAATCATGGATAAATGGGAGAGTTTGGAACGATATCAAATTAAGACTATGGCAGAAGATATCCATCAGTCTGCTGAACGGTTATTAAGGTTAATTCAAAACTTTTTACTTTATGCAGAACTTGAAATAATCGCTACAGATTCCAATAAAATAGAAAATCTGCGAAAGACTACCAGTAAATTGCCTAATCCGGTTCTGGGTAATTTGATTCAGAATCTTGCTCAAAAGACAGGACGGGTTGAGGATTTGCAATTAGATTGGCAAGAGGCTACTATTCCTATGTCGCAAAACCGAATTAATAAACTGTTGGAAGAGTTAATTAATAATGCCTTTAAATTCTCAGAAGAGGGAACACCTGTTTGGGTCAATAGCTATTCAGAAAATAATACGTTGATCTTGTCAGTCCACGACAAGGGACAAGGAATATCTGAAGCTGAAATGGCCGAATTGGAAGCTGACTTACAGTTTCAAGGTAACCTTTACGAACAACAAGGCTCAGGGTTGGGGCTGCTGATTGCTAAACGTCTAGCTGAGTTACATGGTGGGAAATTAACAATAGATAGTACACTGGGAGAACAAACTACAGTGCAAGTAATACTACCCCTAATCTCCAAAGGGCTACTCCCTTGACCAAGAACCATTTAACATCTACCATTTACCATGGACTTTCTTTCCTTAAGTTAGTAGCTATCCTAGAAGAAAGAATATTATATTATATTATGGAATGACTTGGGTAGGTTATATGCTTAAACCAAGAAGTGGAGGTATTTTGTTAGTTGGGTTGTAATCAACTTAACCGTTATGGCAGGACATAGTAAATGGGCAAATATTAAGCGTCAGAAAGCGAGGGTTGACGCAGTTAAAGGTAAGACCTTTGCTAAAATCTCTCGGGAGATTATAGTAGCTGCTCGCAATGGCATCCCGGATCCGGAGGGTAATTTTCAGCTCCGGCAAGCGGTGGAAAAGGCTAAGGCAGCAGGGATTCCTAATGAGAACATTGAAAGAGCGATCGCAAAAGGAGCAGGTACCCTAGGCAATGAGAGTGACAATCTCGAAGAGATTCGCTATGAGGGGTATGGTCCAGGAGGCGTTGCTATCTTGATCGAAGCTTTTACTGATAATCGGAATCGGACAGCAGCTGACCTGCGCTCAGCATTTACTAAAAATGGTGGCAATCTGGGTGAAACAGGTTGCGTTAGTTGGATGTTTGAGCAAAATGGTGTCGTTACGCTTACGGGTGATATCACAGAAGACCATTTGTTTGAAGCATCCCTTGAAGGGGGAGCTCAAACTTATGAGTTGAACGAGGATTCCGAAGGTGTAACGGCTGAGGTATTTACAGAAGTTAGCAACCTGGAAAACCTGAGTCAAATTTTGAAAAATCAGGGCTTTGAGGTCAGTGAGGTGCAGTTGCGCTGGATTCCTAGTAATACAGTGGAAGTGACTGACCCAGATCTGGCGCGGACGCTTTTAAAATTAATGGATGCTCTGGAAGAGTTGGAGGATGTACAAAATGTTACCGCCAATTTCGAGATGTCCGATCAGCTGATGTCCCTGAGCATGATCTAGCAGATAGAATATTATAAACCACTATAGGTGATTTTAAATGTTTCTATCTGCCAAGACAAAGCAAAAGCGAACAGATGACCAAAAGGTCTTAATGGCTAGATGCGCAGGCATCGCTCCCCCCCGATTGCGCAAGAGGAGGGTTTTAGCTAAGTCCGGTGCTTTGTCCCAGGATGGATACAAGCCAAACCATCTTATCTTCAAGCAGTTCTTAAATAACCAGCCTCTCAAACTCACCTTTAACAATGGGCAAACTGCTTGTGCTATTCAAGTCGATCATTCTGTGGACTTGTCTGGTGCCCTGAACCAAATCGGTCTTCACGGCTCCCGTCCGGTTCTAGTGGTAGTCGGGGGGGCAAGTAAGATGAGTGATCAGAGTATGGCTCGTCTGGGCTTGTTGTTTGTCAATGTACTAGCTCCCATTGCTGAAACCCTGGGAGCCTGTGTGGTGGATGGCGGTACCGATACTGGGGTGATGCAGATGATGGGGCAAGCTCGTGCTGAGATTGCTGGCACCTTTCCCTTAGTAGGTATTGCCCCAGTGGGCAAGATTGCGCTTCCTGATGCACCCCCCTCCTATTCTGGTGAAACATCACTGGAGCCAAATCATACTCATTTTGTGCTGATTCCTGGGTCTACCTGGGGTGATGAATCCCCCTGGTTGGCTCGTATAGCTACTACCCTGGCAGACGGAAAGCCATCAGTCACAGTAATGGCTAACGGTGGAGCGATTACCTTGCTAGACTTATTTGAAAACAAGAAAGCTGGACGACCATTGGTAGTTCTTGGCGGCAGTGGTCGGTTGGCAGATGAAATTACTATGGCAGTACGCTATCCAGAACAAGAAGCACGAGAATCTGTTACCGAACTATTACAAACAAATCACTTGCAACAAAATCATTTGACCTGTTATGACCTCTCACAACCATTCAGTGAATTGACTAAAATCATCATGCAGGGACTCACGAGACAGTCAAGGTATATAGTAAAAAGCACATAGACTGTCATGACGTCAGAAGTTGAGGCTACATACTCCCCTGCCCCAAGTCCAACCCTCAAACGTGCTTGGGAACGTCAGCGTACCTATAGCAAAAATGCCACAGCGGCTCAGAAACGTTTCTTTCTGCTGCGCATAGGAATTCTGGTATTGAGTGTGTTGGCTACTTTGCTAGCTGTGGTCCACTCAATGTTGGTAGAACGCCTCACTGAGTCACACCACACGGTCAAAGTGATTCACTACGTTCTTCTACTAGTGCCAATTGCTCTAAGTGTACTACTAGCAGGTGCAGTTAAGTTCGACAAAGGTGGCAATTGGATTCTGTTACGGGGTAGTGCTGAGGCAATTAAAAGGGAAATTTACTGTTACCGTGCGCAAGTTGGGGAATACAGTGATAACACGTTGCGGGATGCTAAGCTGGCACGCAAAGTCAAGCTGATTAGTCAAAGGCTAAAGGGCACCACAGTTCACCACACTAGTTTTAGCCCCTACGAAGGGGAAGTTTCCCGGAGAAAACGCTCATCCTTAAACAAGGACAAGAAAAGCAAGGACAAGAAACCTCAGGAAGCTCAACAGCATAATCAAGACGATAAGTTTTCTGACCTAACCCCGGAAAACTACCTAGTCTGGCGAGTGGAAGACCAGTTTAAGTGGTACCGAAAGCGAACTAGGAAACTTGATATACAATTGCATGGCTACCAGTGGGGAGTATATATCTTGGGTGGTGTGGGTTCATTTCTGGTGGCGCTGGATCAAGACACCTGGGTGGCGGTCACTACAGCCTTTGCTGCGGCATTTTCCAGTTTCCTGGAATTGAAACGGGTTGAGACAACGCTGATTGCCTACAACCAAGCAGCTGATGATTTGTACGATATAAGCACTTGGTGGCATGGTCTTTCAGATGAGGAAAAATCGGAGAAATTTGAGTTATTGGTGATCAGTACAGAGAAAACCATCCAAAGCGAAAATGTAGGCTGGGTGCAAGAGATGAATGATGCACTAGCAGAACTCTATGGTGAAACCGAGCAGTCGGAGGCTCAGGAAAAAAACTCGTCTCCGTCTAAGAAAGTGGATACGAAATGATTTTAGGTTTTACCGAACCTAGTACGCAGCAAAACCCTGAAATTACCACTAATTATGATTGGGCAGTCGATTTATAAAAAATAATTCTCTCAAAAACTAAAACTCCCGCCCCATAAGGATTAGACAAGTTTTTTTTATAAGTTTGACATCGCAAGCTGGGGAGATCCAACTCCAGTAATGCACTGGTATGGTAATCTATTAAGGTTGCTGGAATTAATTCCCAAAACCCACACGGTTTTGTTTTTTGGGCTGCTAGTGCGATGGTGGATACCTAAAATAAATTGCCTTCAAAACAACATTTTTAGAAAAAAAATTGTCATTACAAGATTCTCTATGCCAACTCAAACAAAAATTAGATCCGGATACATGGAAGATATTGCCGATGAACTTTGGAACGATTGGCAGTGGCAACTTGGCCATCGTCTCAATAGTCTGCAACAGCTTCGCCAATTGATTCGCCTCACTCCTGAAGAAGAGGAGGGGCTGAGTGCTGAGGGCAAATTTCATGTAGACATTACTCCCTATTTTGCCAGCCTCATCGATCCCGAGGATCCTCAC
The Moorena sp. SIOASIH genome window above contains:
- a CDS encoding response regulator, yielding MVRTKILLIEDEPSVRENILELLEAEDFEAIAGSNGRIGIELAQHESPDLIICDVMMPEVDGYEVLQTLRKHPDTATIPFMFLTARAEKTDQRQGMELGADDYLTKPFTRVELLGAITTRLEKQAALELQKDKKLDELRSNITLYLPYEMDKPLNLIMDISKLIMDKWESLERYQIKTMAEDIHQSAERLLRLIQNFLLYAELEIIATDSNKIENLRKTTSKLPNPVLGNLIQNLAQKTGRVEDLQLDWQEATIPMSQNRINKLLEELINNAFKFSEEGTPVWVNSYSENNTLILSVHDKGQGISEAEMAELEADLQFQGNLYEQQGSGLGLLIAKRLAELHGGKLTIDSTLGEQTTVQVILPLISKGLLP
- a CDS encoding YebC/PmpR family DNA-binding transcriptional regulator — encoded protein: MAGHSKWANIKRQKARVDAVKGKTFAKISREIIVAARNGIPDPEGNFQLRQAVEKAKAAGIPNENIERAIAKGAGTLGNESDNLEEIRYEGYGPGGVAILIEAFTDNRNRTAADLRSAFTKNGGNLGETGCVSWMFEQNGVVTLTGDITEDHLFEASLEGGAQTYELNEDSEGVTAEVFTEVSNLENLSQILKNQGFEVSEVQLRWIPSNTVEVTDPDLARTLLKLMDALEELEDVQNVTANFEMSDQLMSLSMI
- a CDS encoding DUF4231 domain-containing protein translates to MTSEVEATYSPAPSPTLKRAWERQRTYSKNATAAQKRFFLLRIGILVLSVLATLLAVVHSMLVERLTESHHTVKVIHYVLLLVPIALSVLLAGAVKFDKGGNWILLRGSAEAIKREIYCYRAQVGEYSDNTLRDAKLARKVKLISQRLKGTTVHHTSFSPYEGEVSRRKRSSLNKDKKSKDKKPQEAQQHNQDDKFSDLTPENYLVWRVEDQFKWYRKRTRKLDIQLHGYQWGVYILGGVGSFLVALDQDTWVAVTTAFAAAFSSFLELKRVETTLIAYNQAADDLYDISTWWHGLSDEEKSEKFELLVISTEKTIQSENVGWVQEMNDALAELYGETEQSEAQEKNSSPSKKVDTK